The sequence TACTTCAtacagtaattatattatagataatattattacatacgcaGTGGTCGTCGCACATGACCTTTTGTGTCTGGTCTCTGCCGTCTTCGTCGTGACCAGTCTTATACCCGTCTCCTCCTTTTCCAAGATCAAGGCCGCGCGCACAGCTGCAGCAGACGTCGAGCGGACCGGTTGTCTCGCTATCGTCGTCTTCCTCGGCCGGTGGTCATCCGGCACGGTCGCACGCACGTAATGTCGTTTCATTTTGTAAGTGTTCACGTATATACACACGACTCCGAACTCGATCCTTTTGCGGGCTGATCAAAGCCCTCGTGTCTATATACAGTAGAATATAGTAGTTGATCCATAAATACGTCCAGCCTGGCGTccatttctataaattataatataggtactgaaGTAATCGAAAACAAAAGCTGGGAAATTTGAGTTTTTCTCaactattttgaaaagtactagGAATCTCTTACTTTTATCGCCCTTATCCAAATCCCAAGTGGtacatatattcaattttttaccaaaaaccataccaaaaattaaaaatttaaacattgtaaCTTGTAACTGCTTCAAAAGCTAATGAcataaactacaaaaaataataattaaaaacacataacAATTGTAAAACCACAAAAACCGATACATTCatcgtttagaatctaaaataatttctcATAGTCATTAAGACTAACAGAGacctttattaatttactatacacCGCTACGAGAGTCCAAAAAGCTggtctataaacataaaatgtatctatagtTCCGAATAGCTCtgatcttttaaatatatttttcattatatttatatttgtgtttattgtttaataataaactattgtaaTAGAAAAATGATATTCTGCaataataatttccaaaatattgtctcattaagaaattaaaaacattaatattgtttttatgtgaTATACacctagataattaaaaaataaaatagttaaataagttattatataataataaaacatgtataaaataataaatatacatattaattattttctgtgGCAAtaaatgaacatattataaattataatatgcctattgatatgtgtattatattttagaatggaTATTGGATAACCAAATGATGAATACaattatacgatattaaattaaagtattcatttcaggaaaaaaatatttataatgacttTTTTTCTTGGTTCTCAtagatagtatattttttttcttatttcatgaaattaacataattatataatgaaaaatacaaatatagtgtatacctatattatagttttttagatataatatatattttttttttctaaaatcccTTTTTTGAAGATTGATTGCCTAAGCAGGCCAATCATCCATACacagaaaattcaaaatatttcgccATAGTGTTCTTTCGATAATGGCGATAGTCCGTTTCTATTGCATCTGGTGGTAGTTACAAGCTCGCATCATGTTCTTTACGGGTACCTATGTCGGAGTCGATACGATAACAAACATAGTAATTTcttcatatacaataatatatatacgaaatgATAAATCTTATGTAGGTACCGATATACATGTACACGTTACGTGGAGATGCCGGCGGCGGCGGAGGAGGGTCGAAGACCTCCGTCGGATCGATGACTCGCCGGCACCACCGACGTCGACGTCAGGTCTGCAATGTTCAACAATtggcttttatttatttttttttacgaataattgtgtacatggttttattatttttttatttacgaagTTGGAAAATACTTTTCGTGAAAATGTGAAAGAGGTAAAGTGGTGTGTAAATACGATCAAAGTACgatgtattatatacagtattattattgtctatcgattgtatattatgtatataaatgtgaaCTATTACATACTATGTGatgattcatttaaaatatattttttgattaggaTTTATATATTCTTTTCTATAATTTCGTTTAAGTTTGAATAAAacttctattaatattatactaaattggtTACGGTATGTTAACTCCGatgatttaacttttataagtacataatacgCAGTGAGACTTtcttatatctaaataatttagaacCAAAATTTATATTAGCTCCATCGGTTCCaagtaattgtaaatattattatatatattgttctaCGTAAAGATAAACTCAcagacaaaattataatattatattgtttattgctTCACCGACAGTTGTcaccaaatttattatatttatttatcactatCAGTGTAGtttaaatataagattaaacaattttgaaactaatttgaTCGGTCGGTGGAGTTATGCATGCCACTGGTttgctagttttttttttaacaatatacttCTCAAtggaatttatttatagtttgtaataattattaaatactaggattcatattttaaggaaatttaaaatataaataataatacaagtaattaaaataagaagACAATCTATTATTATTGGACTATATCTAGTTGTTGTTGAATTTTTctcaaaattgttatatattataaaaaataacgcaATATTGTCTAATGCATTCACGGGGATAGTACCTCtaacaagtaaaaatattacactatagtataatattatatggttatcaTCCTGACACACCtatctcaatattattttaatagtaatatttttgttttaaatcctCTATGTAACTAAATTATTGAGTTTCTGTTTTTCTAATAACACGATCTTTgaagtatttacatttattttcttcGCAGGCGCCATATAACCTaagatttatacaaattaaggcatattcgtttaaatatcttaatattcaaatcagctttaaaaaacttatgTACCTATGGTGTGAATATAAATGCAACAAGTGTTATCTTTAAACATATCGTGGACTTCAAGAAGGTcgtattttgataaaatcgcgttGTTACTCAGACCACCGCCGCAGTACAAAATAGTCATCTATATCATGAATTTTGCCTTCTTGAATTTAATGCACACAAATTATATCGTTGGCCATATGATGTAAGATTTACATTGTCGTCATAACcttatacattatatcataCTAAACCAACGcaacgcgtatattataatatattcttacctggtataaatcgtaataaataggtaatatgatttaattcaCGAAGACATCGTTAAAATTGTGATCGACTAAATAGGTATATGCGATTTACCAACCTATTTTATGGTGTATCAATATTATCGACGTGCTtggaaatattttagttaaaaaataattcaagtacGCAGTCTTTTcagttattgtatacataagtaTTGAATTTTAGGAAACTGGTATGATGcgtttatactaataaaagaCAATGTTTGCGTGTGTAAGCATTTGTAAGCGATCTATCATCTATAACCAAGTCTATCGCACTCGTGGTTCTGTAATTTAGTACATAGGTAATTCTATACTTGATGATATGCATTTCGAagagaattattaaattttttgttttaaagaaaGATTTGCACAGAGATAATATATTGACGTTTTTGTTTGTATGGATACAGCCATTGGTTATAGACAATaaaatagctattataatatttaatttaattttagacccgtatatattttatagttattgttaaaACAACCCacgtttcaaatattaaaacaacatgTAGCTTATATTCAAGTTTAATACAGAATAAATCCACtgacattatttaattgttcaCAGGTAACGCCATGCAGGATCAGctattattaatagatataatatttaatatgcaaaATCAACGACCCAAAACGCATTGCCCTGATATGTAAATGCACAGTTTTCGACAGATGTTCAAAACACTATTGCCAATAGATTCGAAGTGCCATACATTGTTTTTTACCGTTCAACAcatcaatgttattatattatagtttattggtGAAAaactatcttttttttaaaatttatatatcatttttgcCGTTGGTCGCAGAAAATAAACTAGTGATTATAGTTGAACATAATTTTAGACCCGTAAACGACTCAAATAATTGTGTTCAGAATCTGTGCAGTTTAGATTTAACCGAGTTCGAGGAGGAGTAAATCTACGGGCCACGTGTACAAGATCAGctagtatcataatattttaataatgactataaaacagtatttataatataattacactaaatatattattatacttaattttatcatatcatATGGCAATATAAGtgttgcaaaaataaataataataataatacacgcgtacatatatatatatactaagtaTAGTGAAAAAATAAGTCAAAAATCCTGCGGCCGGATGTCCATGATGATCAATCGTTTTTATTTCCTCTCGGCGGATGCCTTGACTGCGTcagtggcggtggcggcgacgGGGACGGCCGGCGAGTTTGCACCGTAGAACGATTGGTACTGCTGGGACGGGTATTGCTGTTGGGAGAGGTACTGTTGGGACAGGCCGTACTGTTGACCGGCTGCACCGCTGTTATAGAACGACGACGAGTGCTGCAGCGGTTGTTGTTGGTAAGCGGACGGCAGAGACGAGTACGGAGTGACGGTCGGAGAGGCGGCCGAGTAGTGACCGTTGTATGGAGCGGCGGCGGATGGGGCGCCGAATTGACCGTTGTAGTACGACGGGAAGGCACCTGGATAGGGCGAGTAAGAGCCACCGTGGTATGGTTGGGCCGGGTACGGGTAAGCAGAGTACGGAGTTGGGTAAGCGGCGCCGGTCGATGGTTGTGCCGAGTACGCGGTCGGGTACTGTCCGGCGGCGGGGTATCCGGAAGCTGGATAGTATTGTTGGTGTGGTCCGAAATTGTACTGCTGATGGTGCTGGTACGGTTGGTAAGCGGCTGAAAACGTAAAAAGGCTCGCGATAAGTAcaaaatacatcattattattttcaatggttGTTATATAACTGCATGTTGGACACTGGTTATCGCATTATAcccaaataatgaaattttagtaaaaattactattttacacTCGAATTTTGGTTTACCACGTCGATAAAATATATGACAGTGACTATCACTGTTCAGAGAGAAAATCGTACCTGCTGTTGTCTTCGAGTTATTAACGCGTGACACACCAAAATATATACGTTCAGCAGTTACAATTTGATGGTATAGCtatcataataggtatatttaaatgataagcGAAATAATCTATTaccaaacttaaaggtaagtaCGTGATCTGTGTTCACTTGAACGTGTtctcttaaatattaatattttgtacactcattactcgcttaaaaattataacatcgtaaaaaacgataattttcttatttttgagTTCGATAATAggtaatttcatattaatatttaagcttAACACACCAAATCGAAACTTTCGATGATTTGGTTACAGCGTGCCCGGTTGTAGTGATGTATTATAGCAACAATACGTCTGTGTGATGTTGACTTACCAAAAGCAGACGATGGGACGGCGGCCTTGGGTCCGAACGAAGATTTAGCCAATGGTCCGGCGTAGTCGGATGTATACTGGTAGCTCTGTGCCGGGTACGGGACGCTTCCTTGTCCCGGGAAAGGCGCCGGCGATTGTGCAGATGACGGTGCggaagcggcggcggcggtggactTTTGGACTTCCGACGACGTAGCG is a genomic window of Rhopalosiphum padi isolate XX-2018 chromosome 4, ASM2088224v1, whole genome shotgun sequence containing:
- the LOC132929977 gene encoding RNA-binding protein 14-like: MKVSYATALLLAVVAAATSSEVQKSTAAAASAPSSAQSPAPFPGQGSVPYPAQSYQYTSDYAGPLAKSSFGPKAAVPSSAFAAYQPYQHHQQYNFGPHQQYYPASGYPAAGQYPTAYSAQPSTGAAYPTPYSAYPYPAQPYHGGSYSPYPGAFPSYYNGQFGAPSAAAPYNGHYSAASPTVTPYSSLPSAYQQQPLQHSSSFYNSGAAGQQYGLSQQYLSQQQYPSQQYQSFYGANSPAVPVAATATDAVKASAERK